The genomic interval ttcattttaaatgttGTCTGCCACGTACTGATGTGGCATAATTTAAGCAGGCCAACTACTCAAATTGTGTCACATCTTCGATCTTTGGCTTTCTCGAATTACATATATCTCTTTGTAATCAATCGATTCAACACCCATTAAGATTTAAGACTAATAATGTAGTGTTCAAATCAAGTCCCAACTGTCTcataaatgagatgatatgaatgaGATGAATCAAGATTGGGTTTGGCTGACTTGATTTAGTAacgagataaaataattttaaacaaaagatgaaagttaaaaaaatattattaaaatattattttttaataatattattattttaatatatatttaaaacttatacaaattatttctcataacAAATAGAACCTGAAAATGATAAGGACAAAATAATTGTAAGTTGATCCTTCTAAGCATCCCATAGTGCTTAAAAGATGCTTGTTCCACGGATTCGGTTGAAGATCGAGAAAGGCTTGTTTTTATCGAGTGTGGTAAAGGAAGAACAGTATATGCAGGCCCCAGTCCCACATAAGAAacatttcttgaaaattatatgTCCcgacaagaaaaattaaacatgCTTTATCATCATAAAAGATCAACTTCCTTTTTGACAAATTCGAAAAGTAAAATGGTAATAACCTCAAGTATACGATATGCATTTCTTGATCGATGCTTTCAGAATACAGAGCATTTAAAATGATACCAGGCCTCTACTCCTacgcaatctctctctctctctctctctctctcatcataaGTACCTCAACTCAAAAGCCAAAAGCCTGAAAGTCCTGAAAGATACCTTCTTTCCTCAGTTTCAACCGTCAAAACTCGGAAGGGCGCATACCCAAAATGCGACCAGTACCAGAACAAGTAGCAGTAGTTGCGGCAGCCGCAGCTCCATATGGAATACACCTCTCTCCACCAATCTCCTCTCCAACAACAACATCAAGATGTGAAACACACGCTTGCAGGCGACAACCCCACTCAAATTCTTCGGGAGATTTTGAAGCAAACGTGGCTATAGTCCTCATCGTCCTCCTCTGCGCACTTATATGTGCTCTGGCTCTCAATGCCGCCATCCGCTGCTTTCTACGTGGTGGCAATGATCACCACCACCCACCACCTGACAGCAGCAGCCTCCCCGAAAGCGAACAACAGCTACGGCATCAGCGGAAGGCCGCCATGGAGAAAGGTGCAGCTGATGATCCGTTGGTGGCAGCTCCCACGCTGGTGTTCTCGGCTGGGATGAAGCTGGCTGGGACAGAGGCCGAGTGTGCCATTTGCTTGTCAGAGTTCGTGGAGGGAGAGCACATTCGGGTGTTGGGAAAGTGTACGCATGGGTTCCACGCGCACTGCATCGAGGAATGGTTCTCCTCCCAAGCCTCGTGCCCCACTTGCCGCAGCAGCTGTCTCCCTGCCTCGCCATCTTCACGGCTACCATCCACGTAACCCTGCCAAAGGAATATAGCATCCCAGCAAAACCTCCCAAGCGCCGCCGCTGCAGCTACACAAGATGGCCAAGAACGggaatatataatttgtcatgtttttttctttggtggGATGCAGTAATTCACATGCGTATATCTACATATAGTTAAATTAgcgaccctctctctctctctctgtcacaGATAGGGAGATCCGATTGTATGGCAATGGGCCACTATGTGATTGGGTTATTTTCATTACTTGTTGGGTTGGGGTTATATCAATTTAGACTTTAGTTGTAGCTAGCTAATGGGCTTAGGCCATTTAATACCTTTTTATTACCATTGTCATTTTAATGCTTTTCTTTAGCCGAGGCCCATGCGAGGGATAATTAGTATATGTACTGAGTCAAGGGACTCTAGGAAGAATCGAAAAtcattaatgaaattgttttcttACTCTCTTTTACCTTTCTCTTGGAGGTTAGGTCATCCTCGAATTTGACCATTTTCTCTTACACTTTCTAgttatccaaacacaatttatcaggtgtgttacaagtggtatccagagccaGTCTTTCCTTGGATCGACTGCATCAATCCatggaaatagaaaaaattatttcatcattgCTCAACATCAGAGACCAAGTCGCACAATCACAACAACGTTTGGATGTGATTTTGCAGACAGTTAAAGATGTTAAGAACAATCTTGAAGATTTTCAGGACAACTTCAATGAAGAATTCTCAAATCTGGAAAGCCAACTCTATACTCTGCAAGAAGACGAAAAATACACAGAAGAAAATGAGGTATTCAACCCCGCTCAGCTTACTCTTTCTCATGTTGCCATAAATCCCATTAAAAACCAGAAACGTTTTCCACCATTCTCTGATTTTCCCTTCCGAATCTCATGTCCTTCCCTTCCTCTTAGAAATTGTTgtctattttcttcatttctttcggTTGTCCCTGGCAACAAAGACTCATTAACAGTAAGAAGAGAAGGCCTAGCCATCAGATGGAAATTTGATCCCGGTGGTGTCGAGTTTCAGATTCCCGTCTCCTCACCATCAACCCGTAAACCCAcgccattttcattttttctattcactatttttttcccATCTCCTAGGGCTAAggtttccctctctctctctctctctctctctctctctctctctctgagattTGGTTCTTATTTTCGGTCTCTCCAGGATTTAATCTCTCTTCTCTCGTTTATTTCATCTATTCCATCTCGTGTCTTTCTCTCTGATGATAATGGCCGAAGGTTCAGTAGAGTGAGGGCTGTGTGTatggtgtttgataaaatgccaAATACGAGTGAGGTTGGCTACGGGACTTCGTTGTCAGTTGGTTTTGATCAATCAGGCCAGACTCAAGGGATTTTACTATTTTACGTTATGATGGATCAGTTGAACTTGCAACCAGAAACTAATACAGGACTCACAAAAGCTACGAAAGCTGGACTTGATCTGGAATGCAACTCGGCCACCAACACTAAAATTGATAACGCTGCAGAAGTCGGAACAATCAACAAGAACTCTCTTCACGATTTCAACCCAGACCTTGTTGTCCCACggtctatttctttttcttgtgtcTTGTGGTTTTGGCGTTTGGGTATAGGAGAGCCTTTAGGTGTTTGGTCTTATGCTAACAAGATTTATGAAATTCCTCTTGGTGGAGCAATAGTCAAGCAGCCATTAACAGTTGGAGTATCCGAATCAAGTGACTTGTGTGGATTTTTTTGATGGAGGATGGGCGGAAGGTATGGTACCTCAGTTGTTTGAGGTAATCTGGATAACGGAACTGACATATATTGTAGGCACTATATGGTGGCTTTTGATTTCTATAAACATTCCTCTGTGGGTAGAAACTGATTATGCAATTAGTGCTGCCATATTTTCTGTCTTGGGCTCACACCCTCCAACTAAGGAATTTAAGGTTTCTCTATATATAGCCACAGGTCACTACCTTTCCCAACGACACAGTGCATATGCCTCTCTTGTTGTCTTGGGAACCTTGCTAGCTTCATTAGTGCTTGTGGTGGGATTTAAAACAGTGATGACGTCAGAACCTTTTGCATCATTCTTGGTTTTCATTATGACCCATGTGGTGGCTCCTGTGTATTACATCAAAGGGATTCTCTCCCCATTGATATTCAAAGTTGTTGTCATCTTTGTTGTCTCTATTGGCCTGGTGGCATGTGGTGCTATGATAGCTGTACTTATAGCTTTGGGGTGGCCTACTTCAAGTCCAGGAGACTTTGATCTGTGGCGATCCAAGCTTCTATGTAATTCATGTGTGCTTCGTAGGCCACTTGTGGGATTTTTCATCCTTGGAAGTGCTTCTGATGGGGGGAGCCAGGCATCAGAATTTCTTGAACTTGAAGCCTCATCAAGGCTTGACTTTGCAGTTGCAATGAAAGACTTCCTGGCAAGGCAACTAGTGTGTGAGTTTACACATGTGATGACAAATGCAAGGGAGAGTTTTGTCGTCATTGATGAAAGGAATAAGGCGGCGGTGGAGGCTATGGGGAGAGCCATTGCTGAGGAGTCTCTTCTTAATGGTGTTGGAACTTCAGAGTTCCATTTACCTCATTGGCACTATAAATTGGCATCTATGGATGCTTTACATGCTGGTGGGTGTAAGCAATGGATTTCAGGGTCACCAAATGATTGTGCATCAGCTTTTAGTACAAATACTTATGCTTCAGTTGCTTCCTTGTCAAGGAGCAGCACACTTGGCCTTTAACTTGTGACAAGGGGCACCAAGTCCTCGCACTACACCTGTTGAAGGATGGAGGTTCCTGTTGCTAAACTCTTGTGATCATACCCTACAATGGAAATTATTGTGATCATGCTGGAATTGAACTCAAGGTTCGTAACAACGATGGGGTTGGAAGCATCTATCATTGCTATTCTCTTGTTGGTGTTGCTGGGCACTTTTTATGTGGTAGATGTCGTCAATGAGTATGATGTGGGTCAGCTCAAAGAAATTGAACGCAAAAAGCTCGTCTCAACTATAAAGAACGGGTTAAAGTATAACcgcaccttgtggacaaggtgcTTTGAAGGGGAAGGAATTGTCACAGATAGGGAGATCCGATTGTATGGCAATGGGCCACTATGTGATTGGGTTATTTTCATTACTTGTTGGGTTGGGGTTATATCAATTTAGACTTTAGTTGTAGCTAGCTAATGGGCTTAGGCCATTTAATACCTTTTTATTACCATTGTCATTTTAATGCTTTTCTTTAGCCGAGGCCCATGCGAGGGATAATTAGTATATGTACTGAGTCAAGGGACTCTAGGAAGAATCGAAAAtcattaatgaaattgttttcttACTCTCTTTTACCTTTCTCTTGGAGGTTAGGTCATCCTCGAATTTGACCATTTTCTCTTACACTTTCTAgttatccaaacacaatttaTCAGGTGTGttacactctctctctctctctcgcgtcttCGAGGAAGCATGACAATCAGACTCATCCACATGGAATCTGATCATCAATTACAAGCATCACCTGTGCGGCTGCCGGCTGGTGTGTAAATTAATTTGCTTTTCCCATCGTTTTAATCTTTTTAGGGTAACAAAAATAAGCGTTGTGGATGTTTCTGAACAATTATTTCTTagtgatataaaataatatataataaaaaaaaagatggagagGAGATAGTGGGCGAAAGACTTTTGAGGGTtacatttttagtttttcaattgttaataaatataagacataCATCTCAatttatagagaaattatattgaaataagataaggtaaatatcttaaaaattataaaaatctaattaagataatatcaaatcaaaatgatttgataattatgaaaatcaaatcaaaataatatcaaatcaaattattgatttgatattatcttcaaCATCTTCCCTCAAATTTAAGGTGGAGAACTATgaaattttggatttgaaatttgaaagtagCATTCATATTCATTAATTTATCGCCAATGAGATGATGATATTGGTGATGAAATAATTGGCAACTGGAATACCAAATTTGGAATTGTGGTCAACAATAGGCTATATATGACATTGGTCAATTATTggaccaaaataaaaaaagccaaAATTGGATCTGAAGCTTCAAATAATGCTTATAATAGATCAAAACCCAAtaacgaataaaaaaaaatgtcacacAGCTAATAAAGATACATGAAATGCATTGATTTGAGACGACGCATAATTGAACAACGACAAAAATTTTGTGAGATATATAGCTAGCAGAAGAATAAATATTACATAGGATCGAGTTTAGCGTTAGCCAAGAGTTTCGGTactatgataaaaaataaaatataatataaaagaagatggagaagagagagggcAAGAGACTTTTGAGGgctacattttttctttcttaattgttactaaatataaagtatacattcctatttatagaaaaattacatTGGTAAATATCTTAAACATTATAAAAATCTAActcaagataatatcaaattaaaattatttgataattatgaaaatcaaatcaagataataaTTATTGATTCGATATTTAACACTTAAAAACATGACCAGGAAAAGAGGTAGTTCAAACTAAATACTCTCAGAAGATGgcaatcaatttcaatttttagtaAACCTTTGCTCATATGCCAGGGTAGTCGTTCATTTTACATCTAACATTAATAGTTAGAGAAATGTTATATTTACAACGAGATTTCAtgaaagtaaacttacaaattgacgcAGTTCGATATAGtatatcaaattgtaaagttatttttattataaattagatctaaagtatcacataaaattacatcaatttataagtctatttttataatatctttttgtAATAGTAGTCCTTCTCATTTTCGTATCTCTTTCTAACATAGACAAGTTGCAAcgtaattttgtttttgagttCCATCTTGCCGAGGTTTAATTTTAATGCCTTTTAAGACTGAGTTTACTAAGatagaaaaattttcttttcttttactagCTTCTCATTGGGGTCCCTCTTCTGACCAGTCAATGAGACACTGACACATCAgcatctcattatttttattgtaaaatcaaGCACTTATTTCTCacatttttccatttctttttatcgtaatttattttagtgatttttgtGACTTTGTCCTTCCTTAATTGATCAATGCTTGTTGCCTCGGATTCGGCTTTCCTCCTGTTTTAAAAGTAACAGGATATGTCCTGTTAAAATCCAATGGCCAAGTgatcacaaaatttttaatcaaatcGATGTCGAGAACAACATGTCATATACGCTGGTTATTGAACGGTGGTCactaaaactcatttttcttataccCAACAAAAATTCTTGATAAGAAAACCTCATGTTTTTCACATAGGCTGGCCACTATACGCATAAAAATCGATTCTTTTTTTTCGTAAACCAattgcaagaagaagaagaagaaccattTGCAAAAGAGTGGATTGGTATATGTGAATCTACTTTGTTTcgcatttttctctcttctattATCATTATAAGAAAAGTGCTTATTTGTGGCCAGTTATTTCc from Juglans regia cultivar Chandler chromosome 2, Walnut 2.0, whole genome shotgun sequence carries:
- the LOC109009044 gene encoding RING-H2 finger protein ATL79-like encodes the protein MRPVPEQVAVVAAAAAPYGIHLSPPISSPTTTSRCETHACRRQPHSNSSGDFEANVAIVLIVLLCALICALALNAAIRCFLRGGNDHHHPPPDSSSLPESEQQLRHQRKAAMEKGAADDPLVAAPTLVFSAGMKLAGTEAECAICLSEFVEGEHIRVLGKCTHGFHAHCIEEWFSSQASCPTCRSSCLPASPSSRLPST